From the Dama dama isolate Ldn47 chromosome 24, ASM3311817v1, whole genome shotgun sequence genome, one window contains:
- the LOC133046177 gene encoding olfactory receptor 4C46-like yields the protein MDNGNNVTEFILLGLSQDPKMQKIIFVVFLVVYIVSMVGNVLTMVTIITSPLRGYPMYHFLAHLSFIDACYSCVNTPKVIIDSFYEKKTSPFNECMTQVFGEHLFAGADVILLTVMAYDRYVAICKPLHYTTIMNRRLCQALVGVAWVGGAIHSTIQILFILSLPFCGPNVIDHFMCDLNPLLDLACTDTHILGFFVPANTGLICLSNFLLLIGSYVIILRSLRAHSLEARRKALSTCVSHITAVILFLVPCLFVYLRPTVTLPVDKAVSVFYTMITPMLNPLIYTLRNDQMKNAIRKLCSRKVISGDA from the coding sequence ATGGATAATGGAAACAACGTGACAGAGTTTATTCTACTGGGACTCTCACAGGATCCAAAGATGCAGAAAAtcatatttgttgtctttttggttGTCTACATTGTCTCTATGGTAGGAAATGTGCTCACAATGGTCACTATCATCACCAGCCCATTACGGGGGTACCCCATGTACCATTTCCTGGCTCATCTCTCATTCATTGATGCCTGCTATTCCTGTGTCAATACCCCTAAAGTGATCATAGATTCCTTCTACGAAAAGAAAACCAGCCCTTTCAATGAATGCATGACCCAAGTCTTCGGGGAGCATCTGTTTGCAGGTGCTGACGTCATCCTGCTcactgtgatggcctatgaccgctacgtggccatctgtaagcccttGCACTATACGACCATCATGAATCGGCGGTTGTGTCAGGCGCTAGTGGGGGTGGCATGGGTGGGGGGCGCTATTCATTCAACCATACAGATCCTCTTCATCCTCAGTTTACCCTTCTGTGGCCCTAACGTCATAGATCACTTTATGTGTGATCTCAACCCTTTGCTCGATCTTGCCTGCACAGACACTCACATTCTAGGATTCTTTGTTCCTGCCAACACCGGTTTAATCTGTCTTTCAAACTTTCTCCTCTTGATCGGCTCCTATGTGATCATTCTGCGCTCCCTAAGGGCCCATAGCTTAGAGGCTAGACGTAAGGCCCTCtccacctgtgtctcccacatcacagcagTTATCCTGTTTCTTGTGCCCTGCTTATTTGTGTACCTGAGACCAACAGTTACTTTACCTGTTGATAAAGCAGTTTCTGTATTCTACACTATGATAACTCCCATGTTAAATCCTTTAATCTATACTTTGAGAAATGACCAGATGAAAAACGCCATTAGGAAACTGTGTAGTAGGAAAGTGATTTCAGGTGATGCATAA